The stretch of DNA TACAGACGGGCGTCAAGGAATTTCGGGAACTGGCTGCCGAACTGAGCCTGCTGCTGGCCTACGAGGCCATGCGCGACCTGGAAACCGTGCCCACGCGCCTGCACACGCCCATAGAAGAGGGCGAATTCCCGATGCTGAGCGGCAAAAAGCTGGCATTGGTGGCTATCTTGCGGGCCGGATTGGTCATGACCGACGCTATCGTGCAGCTTGTACCCGCTGCCAAAGTGGGGCATATCGGCCTGTACCGCGACCCCACCACGCTGCAACCGGTGGCCTATTACAACAAACTGCCCACCGACATTGCGGAGCGCCGCGTGTTCCTCACTGATCCGATGTTGGCGACTGGTGGCAGTGCCAGCGCCGCCATCGGGTTCCTTAAGGAAGCGGGGGCGCAGACCATTAAGCTGATGTGCATTCTGGCCGCGCCCGAAGGCATTGCGGTTATTCAGCGCGACCACCCGGAGGTAGACATCGTGGTGGCCGCTGTCGACCCGCGCCTGAACGATCACGGCTATATCGTGCCGGGGCTGGGCGACGCCGGAGACCGGATTTACGGGACGAAATAAGCCGCGTGGCCCGCACCGTCAACCCTATTCAAGACCGGGCACGGCGTTCGGCGCTGGAAAAGGCCGCGTATCTGGCCATCTATGAGCGCGGCTATGCGGGGGTCACGTTGGCCGATATTGCCGCTCATGCAGGCGTGAGCCGGGGCACGCTGGTCTATCACTTCGGCAGCCGCGCCGGACTGCTAGCCGCCGTGATGAGGCGGTTTACGCGCACCATAGGCGTCGCCACGCGGCGTGCCCTGCGCCAGGCCCAAACACCCGAAGCCAAGCTGACCGCCTTTGTGGAAAACCAGTTTTACGGCGTGCAGAACACCCGGCGCTTCTACACCGTGTCGCTGGACTTTTTGGCGGCGGCCACCCGCGACCCGGCTCTGATGGCGGTGCAGCGGGATTCCCTGCAAGACACCCTGACGCTGGATCTGGAACTGGCGCGGCTGGCTGGAGAGGAAGGCGCAGAGCGGCGGGCGCGGCAATTGCGGGCGCTGGTCGAAGGCCTGAGCGTGCGCTTTCTGGCCGACCCCGAACCCGATTTGCAGGCCTACCGCGATGACTGCCTGGCCGGGCTACGGGCCATTTTGGGTGGCGAGAGTCAACCGCTTCCCTGACCGCCGCCTCAAGTCCACCCGACTCCTGCTCTGGCATTCAGCAAAAAAGACCCGACACTTGGGCCGGGCCTTCTCTGCGGGTCACCTTATTTCAGTGCTTTGATGACAGCTGGCGTCAGGTCGGTGGTCTGCGAGTTGGCGTAGACCACAAGGCCCGTTTTGGCGGCGATACTCTGGTCGAGTACCACGGTAAATCCACTGGTTTTGGCGACCTTGGCGACCGTCGCGTTCAACTTGGTTGCCAGCGGTGCAAAGGCCGTATTCAGGCGCGATTGGTAGCCGTTCTGGGTGGTTCGGAAAGCCTGCTGCGCCTTAACCAATGCCTGCTGATCGGCGGCTTTGCGGGACGCGGCGGCCTTGACCGCCAACGCCTGAATACTTTTGGTTCGGGCGGCCAGATCAGCCGTCACATTGGTATTGAGTTTCAGGTAGGTGGCGCTGTTGGGCATGGCCTTTACAGCGGCCTGTACGTTAACGAAGCCCACCCGTGAACGGGACTGTTGGGCGTGCGGCACTGTGACCATCAGGGCAAAAGGGAGAAGAAGCAGAGTCAGTTTAGGATTCATGTGTACCTCTGGAGAAGGGAAGGCGGGCGCAAAGAACAACCCCCGCCTGATGCGGGGGTGGGCAGGCTGACCCCGCAGGATCAGGGCTGCTGGCTCAGGGCTTCAGCGCCTTGACGGTGGCGTCGGTCATCTCGGCGGCGGGGTCGGCGTAGACCACCAGACCACTGTTCTTGGCAACGTTGCGATCCATGACCACGCCGAAGCCGTTGGCCTTGGCTACTTTGTCGATGGCGGCGTCAACGGCAGTTTCCACAACAGCAACTTTGGGAGCCAGTTGCTTGTCATACTCGGCGGCCTTGGCCTGACCGGTCTTGACGAGTGTTTCACGGCTCTGCTTGTCGGCGGCGGTGGCCTGCGAACCTTTGGCGTCAATGGCCTGAATCTGCTTGTTAATCCCACCGAGTTCAGTGTCAGCCGCCTTCTGAATTTTCTCGATTTCAGGGTTGGAGGGATGAGAGGTCAGCAGCTTTTGCACGTCTACAAAGCCGATTTTCTGGGGAGTGGTCTGGGCGTGTGGCGCGAGCGTACCGAGACCGAAGGCGGCGACGATAGCGACTGGGGCCAGTGCTTTGGGGGACAGGAACGATTTGGCGGAAAGCTTCATGATTTGCACCGTATCATGCTCATTTCTGAGCCGAATGAAGGCCGCCGTAGCCGGTTCACATCTCCCGTCAGAGAGGCGTCAGACCAGGAACGTCTCTCTGACGGCTCTGGGCAACGTAAACTGGTTCTTATGCTGGTACGCGACTGGATGACCCCTGACCCCATCACTGTGATGCCCGATACCCCCGTGATGGACGCCCTCAAGATTTTGAAGGAACGTGGCTTCCGGCGACTGCCTGTGATGCAGGACGGCCAACTGGTCGGCATCACCACCCGCAAAGACCTGAAGGACGCCGTGCCCAGCAAGGCCACGACCCTCAGTGTGTGGGAGCTGAATTACCTGCTGAGCAAACTGACGGTGGCCGAAATGATGGCCCGCCCCGTCATCACCGCCTCAGAGAGCGAATACATGGAGGACGCGGCCCTGCGGATGCAGGAACATGCCGTGGGCGGCCTGCCTGTCCTCGACGACTTTGGGCAACTGTGCGGCATCATCACCATCACCGATGTGCTGCGGGCCTTTACCAACATCATGGGCCTGCGTGAAGGCGGCAAACGCCTGACGCTCGATATGCCCGACGTGCCCGGCAGCCTTGCGCGGGCCACCCAGGCCATTCAGCCCAGCAACATCATCAGTGTGGCCACCTACCACAAAGACGCTGAACATGAAAACATCGGAGCAGGCCGCCGACGATTTGTGATACGGGTGACGGGCGAAGGCGTGCGCGACGTGCGGGCAAGGGTACGGGCCGTAGGAATAGACGTGCTGGACTGAGCGAAGTGGGGAAGGCAATTCGACCTGCCTTCCCCACTCCTGCAACAACAAAGCTGTGATAACGAGCTGTGATAAATGAAAGACCCGCCTAGCGCGGGTCTTTTTGTGGTGGGATGTGTAGGACTTGAACCTACAACCCGCTGATTAAAAGTCAGCTGCTCTACCAATTGAGCTAACATCCCTTCTCTGTTCCCGCTGCCCGTGTTGGGCTACGTGTGGCAGCGGGAATGAGTATACGTATGGTGGGTAGTTCTGTCAAATCTAGGCGGAAGGGCTATCGAATAGGGCTAGACCCTCAGCGTTTGAGATTGCGCGGCATGGGCGGCATTTTTTGGGGGAATCCACCTCTGCCTGGGCCTTTTCCGCCGGGGCCACTCATGCGGCCCAGCATCTTCATCATGTCCTTCATCTGCTCGTGCATTTTCAGAATCCGGTTGATGTCCTGCACGGTATGGCCGCTGCCCGCTGCGATGCGCTTGCGGCGTTTGCCGTCAATGATCTTGGGATTGCGCCTCTCTTTCAGGGTCATCGAACTGATCATGGCGTCAATGCGCTGAATCTGCGCCTCGTCGACATTGAAGCCTTCGGGCAGGGCGCGGCTCATGCCGGGAATGAGCTTCAGCAGGTCGCCCAACGGCCCCATCTTGCGAATCTGGCGCAGTTGTACCAGCAGGTCTTCCAGATCGAAGTCGCCGGGTTTTTTGACCTCCATCGCTTTCAGGTCGGCCTGCTGGGCACGTTCGATCAGGCCCAGCATGTCGCCCATGCCGAGGATTCGGCCCGCCACGCGGTCTGGGTAAAACGGCTCCAGTCCGGTCAGCTTTTCGCTGGTGCCTGAAAAATAAATCGGCTTTCCAGTGACGCTGCGGGCACTTAGAGCCGCGCCGCCGCGTGCATCGCCGTCCATCTTGGTGATGATCAGACCCGACAGATTCACGCGGGCATCGAAGGTTTGGGCCACGTTCAGGGCTTCCTGCCCCGTCATGGCGTCCACCACCAGCAGCGTTTCGCTGGGCTGCAACTGGCTTTGCAGGTCGGCCAACTGATCCATCAGCGCGGCGTCTATTTGCAGGCGGCCCGCCGTAT from Deinococcus sp. QL22 encodes:
- the upp gene encoding uracil phosphoribosyltransferase, giving the protein MVTVVSHPLVQHKLSLMRDVQTGVKEFRELAAELSLLLAYEAMRDLETVPTRLHTPIEEGEFPMLSGKKLALVAILRAGLVMTDAIVQLVPAAKVGHIGLYRDPTTLQPVAYYNKLPTDIAERRVFLTDPMLATGGSASAAIGFLKEAGAQTIKLMCILAAPEGIAVIQRDHPEVDIVVAAVDPRLNDHGYIVPGLGDAGDRIYGTK
- a CDS encoding TetR family transcriptional regulator C-terminal domain-containing protein → MARTVNPIQDRARRSALEKAAYLAIYERGYAGVTLADIAAHAGVSRGTLVYHFGSRAGLLAAVMRRFTRTIGVATRRALRQAQTPEAKLTAFVENQFYGVQNTRRFYTVSLDFLAAATRDPALMAVQRDSLQDTLTLDLELARLAGEEGAERRARQLRALVEGLSVRFLADPEPDLQAYRDDCLAGLRAILGGESQPLP
- a CDS encoding OmpH family outer membrane protein, whose protein sequence is MNPKLTLLLLPFALMVTVPHAQQSRSRVGFVNVQAAVKAMPNSATYLKLNTNVTADLAARTKSIQALAVKAAASRKAADQQALVKAQQAFRTTQNGYQSRLNTAFAPLATKLNATVAKVAKTSGFTVVLDQSIAAKTGLVVYANSQTTDLTPAVIKALK
- a CDS encoding OmpH family outer membrane protein, which gives rise to MKLSAKSFLSPKALAPVAIVAAFGLGTLAPHAQTTPQKIGFVDVQKLLTSHPSNPEIEKIQKAADTELGGINKQIQAIDAKGSQATAADKQSRETLVKTGQAKAAEYDKQLAPKVAVVETAVDAAIDKVAKANGFGVVMDRNVAKNSGLVVYADPAAEMTDATVKALKP
- a CDS encoding CBS and ACT domain-containing protein, encoding MLVRDWMTPDPITVMPDTPVMDALKILKERGFRRLPVMQDGQLVGITTRKDLKDAVPSKATTLSVWELNYLLSKLTVAEMMARPVITASESEYMEDAALRMQEHAVGGLPVLDDFGQLCGIITITDVLRAFTNIMGLREGGKRLTLDMPDVPGSLARATQAIQPSNIISVATYHKDAEHENIGAGRRRFVIRVTGEGVRDVRARVRAVGIDVLD
- the ffh gene encoding signal recognition particle protein: MFEALGNKLQDILDRVGRESKLTDTQVKAAMREIRMALLEADVNFTVAKDFVARVSEKAVGQDVLGSLNAGQTIVKMVHDELIETLGGQAAQPTLKTEGNVWFMVGLQGAGKTTSTGKLAAHYKAKGRRVLLVAADTQRPAARDQLEVLAKQVGVPVLKVADGETPQQTRARLDAHLKEDFRDLVIVDTAGRLQIDAALMDQLADLQSQLQPSETLLVVDAMTGQEALNVAQTFDARVNLSGLIITKMDGDARGGAALSARSVTGKPIYFSGTSEKLTGLEPFYPDRVAGRILGMGDMLGLIERAQQADLKAMEVKKPGDFDLEDLLVQLRQIRKMGPLGDLLKLIPGMSRALPEGFNVDEAQIQRIDAMISSMTLKERRNPKIIDGKRRKRIAAGSGHTVQDINRILKMHEQMKDMMKMLGRMSGPGGKGPGRGGFPQKMPPMPRNLKR